Proteins encoded within one genomic window of Pongo abelii isolate AG06213 chromosome 18, NHGRI_mPonAbe1-v2.0_pri, whole genome shotgun sequence:
- the TAT gene encoding tyrosine aminotransferase: MDPYVIQMSSKGNLPSILDVHVNIGGRSSVPGKMKGRKARWSVRPSDMANKTFNPIRAIVDNMKVKPNPNKTMISLSIGDPTVFGNLPTDPEVTQAMKDALDSGKYNGYAPSIGFLSSREEIASYYHCPEAPLEATDVILTSGCSQAIELCLAVLANPGQNILVPRPGFSLYKTLAESMGIEVKLYNLLPEKSWEIDLKQLESLIDEKTACLIVNNPSNPCGSVFSKRHLQKILAVAARQCVPILADEIYGDMVFSDCKYEPLATLSTDVPILSCGGLAKRWLVPGWRLGWILIHDRRDIFGNEIRDGLVKLSQRILGPCTIVQGALKSILRRTPGEFYHNTLSFLKSNADLCYGALAAIPGLQPVRPSGAMYLMVGIEMEHFPEFENDVEFTERLVAEQSVHCLPATCFEYPNFIRVVITVPEVMMLEACSRIQEFCEQHYHCAEGSQEECDK; encoded by the exons ATGGACCCATACGTGATTCAGATGAGCAGCAAAGGCAACCTCCCCTCAATTCTGGACGTGCATGTCAACATTGGTGGGAGAAGCTCTGTGCCGGGAAAAATGAAAGGCAGGAAGGCCAGGTGGTCTGTGAGGCCCTCAGACATGGCCAACAAAACTTTCAACCCCATCCGAGCCATTGTGGACAACATGAAGGTGAAACCAAATCCAAACAAAACCATGATTTCCCTGTCCATTG GGGACCCTACTGTGTTTGGAAACCTGCCTACAGATCCTGAAGTTACCCAGGCAATGAAAGATGCCCTGGACTCGGGCAAATATAATGGCTATGCCCCATCCATTG GCTTCCTATCCAGTCGGGAGGAGATTGCTTCTTATTACCACTGTCCCGAGGCACCCCTAGAAGCTACG GACGTCATTCTGACAAGTGGCTGCAGTCAAGCTATTGAACTTTGTTTAGCTGTGTTGGCCAACCCAGGGCAAAACATCCTGGTTCCAAGACCTGGTTTCTCTCTCTACAAGACTCTGGCTGAATCTATGGGAATTGAGGTCAAACTCTACAATTTGTtg ccAGAGAAATCTTGGGAAATTGACCTGAAACAACTGGAATCTCTGATTGATGAAAAGACAGCTTGTCTCATTGTCAATAATCCATCAAACCCCTGTGGGTCAGTGTTCAGCAAACGTCATCTTCAGAAGATTCTGGCAG TGGCTGCACGGCAGTGTGTCCCCATCTTAGCTGATGAGATCTATGGAGACATG GTGTTTTCGGATTGCAAATATGAACCACTGGCCACCCTCAGCACTGATGTCCCCATCCTGTCCTGTGGAGGGCTGGCCAAGCGCTGGCTGGTTCCTGGCTGGAGGTTGGGCTGGATCCTCATTCATGACCGAAGAGACATTTTTGGCAATGAG ATCCGAGATGGGCTGGTGAAGCTGAGTCAGCGCATCTTGGGACCCTGTACCATTGTCCAGGGAGCTCTGAAAAGCATCCTACGTCGCACCCCGGGAGAGTTTTACCACAACACTCTGAGCTTCCTCAAG TCCAATGCTGATCTCTGTTATGGGGCGTTGGCTGCCATTCCTGGACTCCAGCCAGTCCGCCCTTCTGGGGCCATGTACCTCATG GTTGGAATTGAGATGGAACATTTCCCAGAATTTGAGAACGATGTGGAGTTCACGGAGCGGTTAGTTGCTGAGCAATCTGTCCACTGCCTCCCAGCAACG tgctttgagtACCCGAATTTCATCCGAGTGGTCATCACAGTCCCCGAGGTGATGATGCTGGAGGCGTGCAGCCGGATCCAGGAGTTCTGTGAGCAGCACTACCATTGTGCTGAAGGCAGCCAGGAGGAGTGTGATAAATAG